The Spirosoma radiotolerans genome has a window encoding:
- a CDS encoding GAF domain-containing protein: MSETLILPQTQDRQAIYDSLIPQLAALVEGEPDLIANLANMAAALKEAFGFFWVGFYLKKDNQLVLGPFQGPIACTRIAFDKGVCGAAYSRQETILVPDVEQFPGHIACSSASRSEVVVPVFDRAGNVTMVLDVDSDQLNDFSEVDVRELEKIAGLIMTF, from the coding sequence ATGTCTGAAACGCTCATACTTCCTCAAACACAGGATCGGCAGGCCATTTACGATAGCCTGATTCCTCAACTGGCCGCGCTCGTAGAGGGCGAACCGGACCTGATTGCCAACCTGGCTAATATGGCTGCTGCGCTTAAAGAGGCCTTCGGGTTTTTCTGGGTTGGCTTTTACCTTAAAAAAGATAACCAACTCGTGTTGGGACCCTTTCAGGGGCCAATTGCCTGCACTCGGATAGCCTTTGATAAAGGCGTTTGTGGAGCCGCCTATTCGCGTCAGGAAACGATTCTAGTGCCTGATGTCGAGCAGTTTCCGGGGCATATTGCCTGTAGTTCGGCATCCAGATCGGAAGTCGTCGTTCCTGTGTTTGATCGGGCTGGCAACGTAACGATGGTGCTGGATGTTGACAGTGATCAATTGAACGACTTCAGCGAAGTTGATGTCAGAGAGCTAGAAAAAATTGCAGGGCTAATCATGACGTTTTGA
- the mreC gene encoding rod shape-determining protein MreC, whose protein sequence is MGELVDFFVRSRNFILFVLLEVLCFYFIINTSNYWSVTYFNTSNLYAAKVLALSNAANEYTHLRQVNSDLALENQQLNAQLTKLLQSKPTAPAEYQADSAFADRFKFVVAKVVNNTTQFANNYITIDKGTDDGIRPGMGVISPTGIVGKVKSCNRRFSVITSILHSEYLVSSQLVKLGETGTAKWDGIDPHLIKLDDISLTKPVSKGDSVVTSQYNSTFPPGILVGRVRTVGVQPNQTFHDITLNLATNFSNLSFVYVVENRLQAEQEQLEKQIETEK, encoded by the coding sequence ATGGGAGAGTTAGTCGATTTTTTTGTTCGAAGCCGGAACTTCATTCTGTTTGTGTTGCTGGAAGTACTTTGTTTTTACTTCATTATCAATACCAGCAACTATTGGAGTGTTACGTACTTCAACACGTCGAACCTGTATGCGGCTAAAGTATTGGCCCTGTCAAACGCGGCTAATGAATACACTCACCTTCGTCAGGTTAACTCCGATCTGGCGCTGGAGAATCAACAGCTGAATGCCCAATTGACAAAACTACTCCAGAGTAAGCCAACCGCCCCGGCAGAATATCAGGCTGATTCAGCTTTTGCCGACCGGTTTAAGTTTGTCGTAGCGAAGGTGGTTAACAACACCACGCAATTTGCCAATAATTACATCACAATTGACAAAGGAACAGACGATGGGATTCGACCAGGCATGGGTGTAATCTCACCGACAGGTATTGTAGGTAAAGTGAAGTCCTGCAATCGACGCTTTTCGGTTATCACATCCATCCTGCATTCTGAATATCTGGTGTCCTCTCAATTGGTAAAATTAGGGGAAACCGGCACGGCGAAATGGGATGGTATTGATCCACACCTGATCAAACTGGATGATATTTCGTTGACAAAACCCGTCAGTAAAGGCGATTCTGTTGTAACATCACAATATAATTCGACTTTTCCGCCTGGTATTCTGGTGGGGCGAGTTCGTACAGTTGGCGTTCAGCCCAACCAAACGTTTCATGATATTACGCTTAATCTGGCTACTAACTTCAGCAACTTGTCTTTTGTATATGTCGTCGAAAATCGCCTTCAGGCCGAGCAGGAGCAGTTAGAAAAACAAATAGAAACGGAAAAATAA